A single Micromonospora luteifusca DNA region contains:
- a CDS encoding DUF2567 domain-containing protein, whose protein sequence is MSPDNPDRERPVDEPDEPAPPRASGATSPAADQSSRGEQSPAAEQSPAAEQSSRGEQSAENPAENPAESPGGFAPSTAYQSSLELSFDEPRRPLRTVATVLGAVLALAVLGVPFGLLWAALAPDTPVLKTVEGAIYAEPQPEQPIAADGWFSLLGLAFGLLVALALWVVLRRRRGPVGLLAAVLGALVAAPVAWQVGRRVGLGTFDRLLATAPAGQAFTKPADLRAGGVDWLLGVLPVPHGNLLLPAFGAAIMYTLLAGWSRWPGLRPEPDPAGLSWVSAGTPAPSAAPEPPGPDAAEPPRG, encoded by the coding sequence GTGAGCCCGGACAACCCCGACCGTGAGCGGCCCGTCGACGAGCCTGACGAACCCGCGCCGCCCCGAGCCTCGGGCGCGACATCGCCGGCTGCCGACCAGTCGTCGCGCGGCGAGCAGTCGCCAGCTGCCGAACAGTCGCCGGCCGCCGAGCAGTCGTCGCGCGGCGAGCAGTCGGCCGAGAACCCGGCCGAGAACCCGGCCGAGAGCCCGGGTGGCTTCGCCCCTTCGACGGCGTACCAGAGCTCGCTGGAGCTGAGCTTCGACGAGCCGCGCCGTCCGCTGCGGACCGTGGCGACGGTGCTGGGTGCCGTGCTCGCGCTGGCGGTGCTGGGTGTGCCGTTCGGGCTGCTCTGGGCCGCGCTCGCGCCGGACACTCCGGTGCTCAAGACCGTCGAGGGGGCGATCTACGCCGAGCCGCAACCGGAGCAGCCGATCGCCGCCGACGGCTGGTTCAGCCTGCTCGGGCTCGCCTTCGGGCTGCTTGTGGCGCTCGCCCTGTGGGTGGTGCTGCGGCGGCGGCGCGGTCCCGTGGGGCTGCTCGCCGCGGTGCTCGGCGCGTTGGTCGCCGCGCCGGTGGCCTGGCAGGTGGGGCGGCGGGTCGGCCTGGGCACCTTCGACCGGCTGCTGGCCACCGCCCCGGCCGGACAGGCCTTCACCAAACCCGCCGACCTGCGGGCCGGTGGGGTCGACTGGCTGCTCGGTGTGCTGCCGGTGCCGCACGGCAACCTGCTGTTGCCAGCGTTCGGCGCGGCGATCATGTACACGCTGCTGGCTGGGTGGTCGCGGTGGCCCGGACTGCGACCGGAGCCCGACCCAGCGGGGCTCAGTTGGGTGTCGGCGGGGACGCCAGCTCCGTCAGCGGCACCGGAACCGCCCGGACCTGACGCAGCAGAGCCGCCTCGCGGTTGA
- a CDS encoding DivIVA domain-containing protein, with product MPLTPADVHNVAFKKPPIGKRGYDEEEVDAFLDEVERELARLIEENNELRAQVERGGRGGAPAGPGGDARLAAELNDVKAQLDRVQRDKSAAEQAARAMQAELEQVRATGGPAVTGDGEQQALRVLMMAQRTADDHVSDARREADQLLSEARGKAEEVTREARAKADALERDARQRHQEAMGGLDAKRTALQKHIEELKQFEREYRTRLKAYLESQLRDLDGRGQGLEAEMTRSEAGRVAGGNGLAAAGLAGSYGGGGRSGALESGR from the coding sequence ATGCCGCTGACCCCGGCCGACGTCCACAACGTCGCCTTCAAAAAGCCGCCGATCGGCAAGCGGGGGTATGACGAGGAGGAGGTCGACGCTTTCCTGGACGAGGTTGAGCGCGAGCTCGCCCGTCTCATCGAGGAGAACAACGAGCTGCGCGCCCAGGTGGAGCGCGGCGGCCGTGGCGGCGCCCCCGCAGGCCCCGGCGGCGACGCCCGACTCGCGGCGGAGCTCAACGACGTCAAGGCCCAACTGGACCGGGTGCAGCGCGACAAGTCGGCGGCCGAGCAGGCTGCCCGCGCGATGCAGGCCGAGCTGGAGCAGGTCCGCGCAACCGGCGGCCCCGCGGTCACCGGTGACGGCGAGCAGCAGGCCCTGCGCGTGCTGATGATGGCCCAGCGCACCGCCGACGACCACGTGTCCGACGCCCGTCGCGAGGCCGACCAGCTGCTGTCCGAGGCCCGCGGTAAGGCCGAGGAGGTGACCCGCGAGGCTCGCGCGAAGGCCGACGCCCTCGAGCGGGACGCTCGCCAGCGGCACCAGGAGGCCATGGGCGGCCTGGACGCCAAGCGCACGGCTCTGCAGAAGCACATCGAGGAGCTCAAGCAGTTCGAGCGCGAGTACCGCACCCGGCTCAAGGCGTACCTCGAGAGCCAGTTGCGTGACCTCGACGGTCGCGGCCAGGGCCTCGAAGCCGAGATGACCCGCTCCGAGGCAGGCCGGGTCGCCGGCGGCAACGGGCTGGCCGCAGCGGGCCTCGCCGGTTCGTACGGCGGCGGCGGGCGTTCCGGCGCCCTCGAATCCGGACGCTGA
- a CDS encoding MinD/ParA family ATP-binding protein — protein MALGGRAVEGSETGWGRPAEPAPRWRALLDRARLGGRGAEPAEPDRHADETPPDPLPRRAAPNGYAGRASAIGHPAELSYGAEPAYRAEATYRVDPAYRAEPGYRAEPDYRSEPAYRTEPGHQAEPGYRAEPGYRAEPGYRAEPGYRIEPDYRAEPGYQAEPGYRAEPGYRAEPGYRAEPGYRAEPGYRAEPGYRAEPGYRAEPGYQPEPTYRAEPEPPARGSEPVQSRYALLDNGYRQGDPAVESRYALLETGYQPETGYPAPAPVAPPSPPVAPPPAPPVAPPPAPPVAPPPAPAVGSAIAERAYPTQVEWRPQAVDPEQERANGVLRRDLGTPRVFAFANPKGGVHKTTATVLAAATVGSVRGQGVLAWDDNELRGTLGLRAGSARHARTIRHLITDLAQIEILEDSTLLGRLDDYLRHASDGSYDVLAGEESPRFAQRLDQFTVRRVLELLRRTHDVVCVDTGNNVESPNWRTVMQAADQLVVTTVPREDAAFSADWMLDLLHEEGMGELADNAITLISCPTPGRSTLQDDLERHFATRTRGVAVVPYDPALETGSSIEYHQLQPETRDAWLRAAAMMVEPFAR, from the coding sequence ATGGCGCTGGGAGGGCGGGCCGTGGAGGGCAGTGAGACCGGCTGGGGCCGGCCGGCCGAACCAGCGCCGCGGTGGCGTGCGTTGCTGGACCGTGCCCGGCTGGGCGGTCGCGGCGCGGAGCCGGCCGAGCCGGACCGGCACGCCGACGAGACGCCGCCGGACCCGCTGCCGCGCCGCGCGGCCCCCAACGGGTACGCGGGACGGGCATCCGCCATCGGACATCCGGCCGAGCTGTCGTACGGCGCGGAGCCCGCTTACCGGGCCGAGGCGACCTACCGTGTCGACCCCGCCTACCGGGCGGAGCCGGGGTACCGGGCCGAGCCGGACTACCGCTCGGAGCCGGCCTACCGCACTGAGCCGGGTCATCAGGCTGAGCCGGGCTATCGGGCTGAGCCTGGCTACCGAGCTGAGCCGGGTTATCGGGCTGAGCCGGGCTACCGCATTGAGCCGGACTATCGGGCTGAGCCTGGCTACCAGGCCGAGCCGGGTTATCGGGCTGAGCCGGGCTACCGCGCGGAGCCGGGCTACCGGGCTGAGCCGGGTTATCGGGCTGAGCCGGGTTATCGGGCTGAGCCGGGTTATCGGGCTGAGCCGGGTTATCGGGCTGAGCCGGGTTACCAGCCGGAGCCGACGTACCGGGCCGAGCCCGAGCCGCCGGCGCGCGGCTCCGAGCCGGTCCAGTCGCGCTACGCCTTGTTGGACAACGGCTACCGGCAGGGCGACCCGGCGGTGGAGTCGCGGTACGCGCTGCTGGAGACCGGGTACCAGCCCGAGACCGGTTATCCGGCACCCGCTCCGGTCGCGCCGCCGTCCCCACCTGTCGCACCCCCACCTGCCCCGCCGGTCGCACCCCCACCCGCCCCGCCGGTCGCGCCGCCACCCGCCCCGGCGGTCGGCTCGGCGATCGCCGAACGTGCCTACCCGACCCAGGTCGAGTGGCGCCCGCAGGCCGTCGACCCGGAGCAGGAGCGGGCCAACGGGGTGCTCCGGCGGGACCTGGGCACGCCCCGGGTGTTCGCCTTCGCCAACCCCAAGGGAGGGGTGCACAAGACCACCGCCACCGTGCTCGCCGCGGCCACGGTCGGCAGCGTGCGCGGGCAGGGCGTGCTGGCCTGGGACGACAACGAGCTGCGCGGCACCCTCGGGCTGCGGGCCGGCAGCGCCCGGCACGCCCGGACGATCCGTCACCTGATCACCGACCTGGCCCAGATCGAGATCCTGGAGGACTCGACGCTGCTGGGTCGGCTCGACGACTACCTGCGGCACGCCTCCGACGGCTCGTACGACGTGCTGGCCGGCGAGGAGAGCCCGCGCTTCGCCCAGCGACTGGACCAGTTCACCGTCCGACGGGTGCTGGAGCTGCTGCGGCGCACCCACGACGTGGTCTGCGTGGACACCGGCAACAACGTGGAGAGCCCCAACTGGCGCACGGTGATGCAGGCCGCGGACCAGTTGGTGGTGACCACCGTGCCCCGTGAGGACGCGGCGTTCAGCGCCGACTGGATGCTCGACCTGCTGCACGAGGAGGGCATGGGCGAGTTGGCGGACAACGCGATCACCCTCATCTCCTGCCCGACCCCGGGTCGCTCGACCCTGCAGGACGACCTGGAGCGGCACTTCGCCACCCGTACCCGTGGGGTGGCCGTGGTGCCGTACGACCCGGCGCTGGAGACGGGTTCGTCGATCGAGTACCACCAGCTCCAACCGGAGACCCGGGACGCGTGGTTGCGTGCGGCGGCGATGATGGTGGAGCCGTTCGCCCGGTGA
- a CDS encoding potassium/proton antiporter gives MTPGLDIALLLGAAVLLVAVGAVRLSTRLGVPSLLVYLALGVAIGEGGLGIRFDDVELTRALGFCALIVIIAEGGLTARWTTLRPVLGLASALSTVGVIVSIVVVGVAVHLLLGLDWRLALLYGAVLSSTDAAAVFATLRRLRLPPRLVATLEAESGMNDAPAVLLVVLLSHEGWAHPWWYEVGLVCYELGVGAAVGVGAGVAGTWALRRAALPSAGLYPIAAVGITVLAYAAGAVLHASGFLAVYVAGVLLGNARLSHRQAILGFADGLAWLAQIGLFVLLGLLASPGRLDAAVLPAVVAGLALVLLARPLSVAVSALPFRVGLREQAFLSWAGLRGAVPIVLATIPLSERVPGAERLFDVVFVLVVIFTLVQAGALGPFARWLGVTAPAEAAEIHVETAPLERMRADLLQLEVPPGSRLAGVHVDELRLPVGASVTLVLRDGVGFVPGPDTRLKTGDSLLIVATAGVRDAAERRLRAVSRRGRLARWFGEYGDEAVG, from the coding sequence GTGACGCCCGGATTGGATATCGCGCTGCTGCTCGGTGCGGCCGTGCTGCTGGTCGCCGTCGGCGCGGTGCGCCTCTCCACCCGGCTCGGCGTGCCCAGCCTCCTCGTCTACCTGGCGCTGGGCGTGGCGATCGGCGAGGGTGGGCTGGGTATCCGCTTCGACGACGTCGAGCTGACCCGGGCCCTCGGCTTCTGCGCGCTGATCGTGATCATCGCGGAGGGTGGCCTGACCGCCCGGTGGACCACCCTGCGTCCGGTGCTCGGGCTGGCCTCCGCGCTCTCCACGGTCGGCGTGATCGTCAGCATCGTGGTGGTCGGCGTCGCCGTACACCTGTTGTTGGGGTTGGACTGGCGGTTGGCGCTGCTCTACGGCGCGGTGCTCTCGTCCACCGACGCGGCGGCCGTCTTTGCGACCCTGCGCCGGCTGCGGCTGCCGCCCCGGCTGGTGGCGACCCTGGAGGCCGAGTCGGGCATGAACGACGCCCCGGCGGTGCTGCTGGTGGTGCTGCTGTCCCATGAGGGCTGGGCGCACCCGTGGTGGTACGAGGTCGGGCTGGTCTGTTACGAGCTGGGTGTGGGTGCGGCGGTGGGCGTGGGCGCCGGCGTCGCCGGCACCTGGGCGCTGCGCCGGGCCGCGTTGCCCTCGGCCGGGCTCTACCCGATCGCGGCGGTGGGCATCACCGTGCTGGCGTACGCCGCCGGGGCGGTGCTGCACGCCTCGGGGTTCCTCGCCGTCTACGTGGCCGGGGTGCTGCTGGGCAACGCCCGGTTGTCACACCGGCAGGCGATCCTCGGTTTCGCGGACGGGCTCGCGTGGCTCGCCCAGATCGGGCTGTTCGTGCTGCTCGGGTTGCTGGCCTCGCCGGGTCGGCTGGACGCGGCCGTGCTGCCCGCGGTGGTAGCAGGGTTGGCCCTGGTGCTGCTGGCCCGGCCGTTGTCGGTGGCCGTCTCGGCGCTGCCGTTCCGCGTCGGCCTCCGCGAACAGGCGTTCCTGTCCTGGGCGGGGCTGCGCGGGGCGGTGCCGATCGTGCTGGCCACCATTCCGCTCTCCGAACGGGTGCCCGGTGCGGAGCGTCTCTTCGACGTGGTCTTCGTGCTGGTAGTGATCTTCACGCTGGTGCAGGCCGGGGCGCTGGGGCCGTTCGCGCGTTGGTTGGGGGTGACCGCGCCGGCCGAGGCGGCCGAGATCCATGTGGAGACCGCGCCGCTGGAGCGGATGCGGGCGGATCTGCTCCAGTTGGAGGTGCCGCCGGGCTCGCGGTTGGCGGGTGTGCACGTCGACGAGTTGCGGCTTCCAGTCGGCGCGTCGGTAACGCTGGTGCTGCGCGACGGGGTGGGTTTCGTGCCCGGACCGGACACCCGGCTGAAGACTGGAGACAGCCTGCTGATCGTGGCGACCGCCGGGGTGCGGGACGCCGCTGAACGGCGGCTGCGGGCGGTCAGCCGGCGAGGTCGGCTGGCCCGATGGTTTGGCGAGTACGGGGATGAGGCAGTCGGTTGA
- a CDS encoding LON peptidase substrate-binding domain-containing protein — protein sequence MTARLPVFPLATVLFPGLVLPLHIFEERYRALVRHLVGLPEGAPREFGVVAIQAGWEVAPAGPGARATPSAGEVTLHEVGCTAELRQVTELADGGFDIVTVGRRRFRITEVDDSAMPYLTADVEWLPDPAGPDEVAELLAARVIAVFRQYLGLIRSDPEEISEQLPEDPTVLSHLVAATAALTVDDRQRLLAIDDTAARLRAELRLLNREAALLRQVRAVPVPLTELASPPTPN from the coding sequence GTGACCGCACGGCTGCCGGTTTTCCCGCTCGCAACGGTGCTCTTCCCGGGTTTGGTGCTGCCGCTGCACATCTTCGAGGAGCGCTACCGGGCGCTGGTCCGGCACCTGGTCGGCCTGCCCGAGGGTGCTCCGCGTGAGTTCGGCGTGGTGGCCATCCAGGCCGGCTGGGAGGTCGCTCCCGCCGGTCCCGGCGCCCGCGCGACGCCGAGCGCCGGCGAGGTCACCCTGCACGAGGTGGGCTGCACCGCCGAGCTGCGCCAGGTGACCGAGCTGGCCGATGGCGGCTTCGACATCGTCACGGTGGGCCGGCGCCGTTTCCGGATCACCGAGGTCGACGACAGCGCCATGCCCTATCTGACCGCGGACGTCGAGTGGCTGCCCGACCCGGCCGGGCCGGACGAGGTGGCCGAGTTGCTGGCCGCCCGGGTGATCGCGGTGTTCCGGCAGTACCTCGGCCTGATCCGCTCCGACCCGGAGGAGATCTCCGAGCAACTGCCGGAGGACCCGACCGTGCTCTCCCACCTGGTGGCGGCGACCGCGGCGCTCACTGTCGACGACCGGCAGCGGCTGCTGGCGATCGACGACACCGCCGCCCGGCTCCGCGCCGAGCTGCGGCTGCTCAACCGCGAGGCGGCTCTGCTGCGTCAGGTCCGGGCGGTTCCGGTGCCGCTGACGGAGCTGGCGTCCCCGCCGACACCCAACTGA
- the lspA gene encoding signal peptidase II codes for MTAVPSAEPGRTDPGGGTRRPRAVVILAGVALVALLADLVTKHLALAALTDREPVRLLGGFVYLSLTRNSGAAWSIGADHTWVFPLITIGVVGWIIWMALRLRSLPWAISLGLVLGGALGNLVDRIFRAPAPFHGHVVDMISLFDPYGQVWPVFNLADSSLVCGVLLAVLLELTGRQRDGRRAGRDGDPLETNAAQATDQRERA; via the coding sequence ATGACCGCAGTACCGTCCGCCGAACCCGGCCGCACCGACCCGGGTGGCGGCACACGCCGGCCTCGGGCCGTTGTGATTCTGGCCGGAGTCGCCCTGGTGGCCCTGCTGGCCGACCTGGTCACCAAGCACCTCGCGCTGGCCGCGCTGACCGACCGGGAGCCGGTCCGGCTGCTCGGCGGGTTCGTCTACCTGAGTCTGACCCGCAACAGCGGTGCCGCCTGGAGCATCGGCGCGGACCACACCTGGGTCTTCCCGCTGATCACCATCGGTGTGGTCGGCTGGATCATCTGGATGGCCCTGCGACTGCGCTCGCTGCCGTGGGCGATCTCCCTCGGCCTGGTGTTGGGTGGCGCGCTCGGCAACCTCGTCGACCGGATCTTCCGAGCACCCGCACCCTTCCACGGGCACGTGGTCGACATGATCAGCCTCTTCGACCCGTACGGCCAGGTCTGGCCGGTGTTCAACCTGGCCGACAGTTCGCTGGTCTGCGGTGTGCTGCTGGCCGTGCTGTTGGAGTTGACCGGCCGCCAGCGGGACGGCCGGCGGGCCGGCCGCGACGGCGACCCGCTCGAGACGAACGCAGCGCAGGCCACCGACCAGCGGGAGCGGGCATGA
- a CDS encoding RluA family pseudouridine synthase: MTSAFAAGGDHRSLPVPDGLDGMRLDQAVARLFGLSRTAAAALVDAGDALVDGTARPNSHKVKAGSWLDVTLPAPVAPPTIVPQAVPGLRVVYADDDIVVVDKPVGVAAHPSPGWTGPTVIGALAAIGHRISTSGAAERQGVVHRLDVGTTGIMAVAKSEHAYTALKRAFKYREVDKGYHAVVQGHLDPLRGTVDAPIDRHPTHDYRWAVVSGGKPSITHYDTLEAFPAASLVDVRLETGRTHQIRVHFSTMRHPCVGDLTYGADPTLSARLGLSRQWLHARELSFLHPRTGDEVRFVSDYPDDLERALQILRD; this comes from the coding sequence ATGACCTCCGCGTTCGCCGCTGGCGGCGACCACCGTTCCCTTCCGGTTCCGGACGGCCTCGACGGCATGCGACTGGACCAGGCGGTGGCACGGCTGTTCGGGCTCTCCCGCACCGCCGCCGCGGCCCTGGTCGATGCCGGGGACGCGCTGGTCGACGGCACCGCCCGGCCCAACTCGCACAAGGTCAAGGCCGGCTCCTGGCTGGACGTCACGTTGCCCGCCCCGGTCGCGCCGCCGACCATCGTGCCGCAGGCGGTGCCCGGCCTGCGGGTCGTCTACGCCGACGACGACATCGTGGTGGTCGACAAACCGGTGGGCGTCGCCGCGCACCCCAGCCCCGGCTGGACCGGCCCGACGGTGATCGGCGCCCTCGCCGCGATCGGGCACCGCATCTCCACCAGCGGTGCGGCCGAGCGGCAGGGCGTGGTGCACCGGCTCGACGTGGGCACCACCGGCATCATGGCGGTGGCCAAGAGCGAACACGCGTACACGGCGTTGAAGCGGGCCTTCAAGTACCGCGAGGTGGACAAGGGCTACCACGCGGTGGTGCAGGGTCACCTGGACCCGCTGCGCGGCACGGTCGACGCGCCGATCGACCGGCACCCCACCCACGACTACCGCTGGGCGGTGGTGTCCGGCGGCAAGCCGAGCATCACCCACTACGACACCCTTGAGGCGTTCCCGGCGGCCAGCCTGGTCGACGTCCGACTGGAGACCGGTCGGACCCACCAGATCCGGGTGCACTTCTCCACCATGCGGCACCCGTGCGTGGGCGACCTCACCTACGGTGCCGACCCCACCCTGTCGGCCCGTCTCGGCCTGTCCCGACAGTGGTTGCACGCCCGCGAACTGAGCTTCCTGCACCCCCGAACGGGGGACGAGGTCCGCTTCGTCAGCGACTACCCTGACGATCTGGAACGTGCGCTACAGATCTTGCGTGACTGA
- a CDS encoding histidinol-phosphate transaminase, protein MSGLADLPIRDDLRGLSPYGAPQLDVPVRLNTNENSHPVPEPVVEAIAKALAAELRELNRYPDRDAVALRADLAEYLGHGLTVEQVWAANGSNEIQQQLLQAFGGPGRSALGFVPAYSMHPLLALGTGTRWVPARRGVDFGLTVEEAVAQVREHRPDVVFLCSPNNPTGTALDPAVIAAVLDVAPGMVVVDEAYAEFARPGTVSALAVLPGHPRLVVTRTMSKAFGFAGGRLGYLAADPAVVQAVQLVRLPYHLSALTQAAARAAVTHRDALLGTVSAIMAQRDRIVATLRERGLRVADSDANFVLFEVGGDQTTVWQALLAQGVLVRDVGLPGWLRVTAGTAAETDAFLSAMETV, encoded by the coding sequence GTGAGCGGCCTGGCGGACCTGCCGATCCGCGACGACCTGCGAGGGCTGTCGCCGTACGGGGCGCCGCAGCTGGACGTGCCGGTGCGGCTCAACACCAACGAGAATTCCCACCCGGTGCCGGAGCCGGTGGTCGAGGCGATCGCCAAGGCGCTCGCGGCCGAGCTGCGCGAGCTGAACCGCTATCCGGACCGGGACGCGGTGGCGCTCCGCGCCGACCTGGCCGAATATCTCGGGCACGGGCTCACCGTCGAGCAGGTGTGGGCGGCCAACGGCTCCAACGAGATCCAGCAGCAGTTGTTGCAGGCGTTCGGCGGGCCGGGGCGCAGCGCGCTCGGCTTCGTTCCGGCGTACTCGATGCACCCGCTGCTGGCCCTCGGCACCGGCACCCGGTGGGTGCCCGCGCGGCGCGGCGTCGACTTCGGGCTGACCGTCGAGGAGGCGGTCGCCCAGGTCCGCGAGCACCGACCCGACGTGGTCTTTCTGTGCTCGCCGAACAACCCCACCGGCACGGCACTGGATCCGGCGGTGATCGCCGCGGTGCTCGACGTCGCGCCCGGCATGGTGGTCGTCGACGAGGCGTACGCCGAGTTCGCCCGACCCGGGACGGTCAGCGCGCTCGCGGTGTTGCCCGGTCACCCGCGGCTGGTGGTCACCCGGACGATGAGTAAGGCCTTCGGCTTCGCCGGCGGGCGGCTGGGTTACCTGGCCGCCGACCCGGCGGTGGTGCAGGCGGTGCAGCTCGTCCGACTGCCGTATCATCTCTCCGCACTGACCCAGGCCGCGGCGCGCGCGGCGGTGACCCACCGCGACGCCCTCCTCGGTACGGTCAGCGCGATCATGGCGCAGCGGGACCGGATCGTGGCGACGTTGCGCGAGCGTGGGTTGCGGGTTGCCGACAGTGACGCCAATTTCGTGCTCTTCGAGGTGGGCGGCGACCAGACCACCGTCTGGCAGGCACTGCTGGCGCAGGGGGTGCTGGTCCGCGACGTCGGCCTGCCCGGCTGGTTGCGCGTGACCGCCGGCACCGCCGCCGAGACCGACGCCTTCCTTTCCGCAATGGAGACTGTGTAG
- the hisD gene encoding histidinol dehydrogenase, giving the protein MLNRIDLRNGLGDPRRLLPRAQLDVSVAVERIRPLVEAVREHGYPAIREASERFDGISPEILRVPVEAIAEAEGVLDPAVRAALLESITRARRVHADQRRTDHTTQVVPGGTVTERWLPVDRVGLYVPGGLAMYPSTVVMNVVPAQAAGVRSLVVVSPPQKDNGGLPDARVLAACALLGVDEVYAVGGAQAVAMLAYGAAVDPTGALRCDPVDLITGPGNIWVTAAKRLLRGVVGIDAEAGPTEIAILADDTADPAHVAADLISQAEHDPLAASVLVTPSLALVESVERELARQVPATKHAERVTTALTGEQSGVVLVDDLEAGLRVVDAYAAEHLEIQTADAREWAMRVRNAGAIFVGAWSPVSLGDYCAGSNHVLPTGGCSRHSSGLSVQSFLRGVHLIEYTEAALREVAPHVVTLAGVEDLPAHGQAVQARFPGASA; this is encoded by the coding sequence GTGCTGAATCGGATCGACCTGCGCAACGGTCTCGGTGACCCGCGCCGCCTGCTGCCCCGTGCCCAGCTCGACGTGTCGGTCGCCGTCGAGCGAATCCGGCCTCTGGTGGAGGCGGTCCGCGAGCATGGGTACCCGGCGATCCGGGAGGCCAGTGAGCGGTTCGACGGCATCTCCCCGGAGATCCTGCGGGTGCCGGTCGAGGCGATCGCCGAGGCCGAGGGGGTGCTCGACCCGGCTGTGCGCGCCGCGCTGCTGGAGTCGATCACCCGGGCCCGTCGGGTGCACGCGGACCAGCGGCGCACCGACCACACCACGCAGGTGGTGCCCGGTGGCACCGTCACCGAGCGGTGGTTGCCGGTCGACCGGGTCGGCCTCTACGTGCCCGGCGGCCTGGCGATGTACCCGTCGACCGTGGTGATGAACGTCGTGCCCGCGCAGGCCGCCGGGGTGCGCTCGCTGGTGGTGGTCAGCCCGCCGCAGAAGGACAACGGTGGCCTGCCGGACGCCCGGGTGCTCGCCGCGTGCGCGCTGCTCGGCGTCGACGAGGTGTACGCCGTGGGCGGGGCCCAGGCGGTGGCGATGCTGGCCTACGGCGCGGCCGTGGACCCGACGGGCGCGCTGCGGTGCGACCCCGTCGACCTGATCACCGGCCCCGGCAACATCTGGGTCACCGCCGCCAAGCGACTGCTGCGCGGTGTGGTCGGCATCGACGCCGAGGCCGGCCCGACCGAGATCGCCATCCTGGCCGACGACACGGCTGATCCGGCGCACGTCGCCGCCGACCTGATCAGTCAGGCCGAGCACGACCCGCTCGCCGCGAGCGTGCTGGTCACCCCGTCGCTGGCGCTGGTCGAGTCGGTCGAGCGGGAGTTGGCCCGGCAGGTGCCGGCGACCAAGCACGCCGAGCGGGTCACCACGGCGTTGACCGGCGAGCAGAGCGGCGTGGTCCTGGTCGACGATCTTGAGGCGGGGCTGCGGGTGGTCGACGCGTACGCGGCCGAGCACCTGGAGATCCAGACGGCCGACGCCCGGGAGTGGGCGATGCGGGTACGCAACGCCGGGGCGATCTTCGTGGGCGCCTGGTCGCCGGTGTCACTGGGCGACTACTGCGCCGGGTCCAACCACGTGCTGCCCACCGGCGGCTGCTCCCGGCACTCCTCCGGCCTGTCCGTGCAGTCCTTCCTGCGCGGTGTGCACCTGATCGAGTACACCGAGGCGGCACTGCGCGAGGTGGCCCCGCACGTGGTCACCCTGGCCGGGGTGGAGGACCTGCCCGCGCACGGCCAGGCGGTCCAGGCTCGCTTTCCAGGCGCGTCGGCGTGA
- a CDS encoding DUF167 domain-containing protein, which translates to MPTQDTLTVAVRVKPGASRDRVGGRFDGPHGPALVIAVHDPAVDGRATEAARRALAAALGIRRSAVSLRTGAASRDKLFLVDRPSPDLSEVLRRLRDGSAE; encoded by the coding sequence GTGCCCACGCAGGACACGCTCACCGTGGCGGTACGGGTGAAGCCCGGGGCGTCTCGGGACCGGGTGGGTGGCCGCTTCGATGGTCCGCACGGGCCCGCCCTGGTGATCGCGGTGCACGACCCGGCCGTCGACGGTCGGGCGACCGAGGCGGCCCGCCGGGCCCTCGCGGCTGCGCTGGGCATCCGGCGGTCGGCGGTGTCGCTGCGTACCGGCGCGGCCAGTCGGGACAAGCTCTTCCTCGTCGATCGGCCCAGCCCGGACCTGTCCGAGGTGCTGCGCCGACTGCGCGACGGATCCGCCGAGTGA
- a CDS encoding TraR/DksA family transcriptional regulator, with product MAKPADTRTAGRKPAAKATRSTAETEKIRAALAARRDELRAEYDQTLSEITELQRDRLTDSAGDDQADTGTKTLEREQEISLANSILERITQVERALERLDEGGYGWCERCGNPIPVERLAAFPSATQCVTCKQLEERR from the coding sequence ATGGCGAAGCCAGCCGACACCAGGACCGCCGGGCGCAAGCCGGCGGCGAAGGCCACCCGCAGCACCGCGGAGACCGAGAAGATCCGGGCGGCGCTGGCGGCGCGACGGGACGAGCTTCGCGCCGAGTACGATCAGACGCTGAGTGAGATCACCGAGCTGCAGCGCGATCGGCTGACCGACTCGGCCGGGGACGACCAGGCCGACACGGGCACGAAGACGCTCGAGCGGGAGCAGGAGATCTCTCTCGCCAACAGCATTCTGGAACGGATCACACAGGTCGAGCGCGCTCTGGAGCGTCTCGACGAGGGTGGTTACGGCTGGTGCGAGCGGTGCGGCAATCCGATCCCGGTCGAGCGCCTCGCCGCCTTCCCGTCGGCCACCCAGTGTGTGACGTGCAAGCAGCTGGAGGAGCGGCGCTGA